The genomic DNA ACAACGCTTCTGTAGGCTTCCCCCTGTTTCTCGATTTCTCCGATGGCCCTGTCCTTCTCGGCAAGCTGTTTTTTTTGCTCCTCCAGCCGGACATCGAGGTCACGTACCTTTTTGATCACATCCCCTTCCGACATCTGCCTGGCTCGCGACTTATCCAGCAAAGTCTCTGCGGTCTGCTTTGAAGCGAACGCCTCTCCGCCGGCCTTTTCCTTTTCAGGCAGCAAGGTGACGGTGCCATGGAGTTCCTTTATCTCGCTTTCCTGCAATTTACGTAAAGCTTTTATCCCTTGGTAATCGCCTTCCAGCCCGAGGGCCTTTTGGGATTTTTTCAGCTTTTTGGATTCCGGGGCAAAGGCCTGACAGCGCTGCTCGAAATCCTGCTGTTTCTTTTCCAGTTCTCCCAGTTCTTTCTCCAGGGCAACCATCCCCTCGATCCAGGACAGGGCCTTTCCCGTTTCCTTCAGTTTCCCGGAAAGTTCGGTTTCCTGCTGCTGCTTTTCTATCAGACCGGTCTGCAAACCCTTCTCCTCGTCTTCACTCAAGACCTGGAGCCCTTTCAGTTCGACCTGCAACATCTCAAGTCTGTTGTTCTCTTCCGTGCGGCGCTCGTGAACTTTCATGGAGATCCGGCTGTAGATTTCTGTACCGGTAATCTGCTCAAGAATGGGTGCCCGCTCATTGGGAGGGGCCTGGAGAAATACCGCGAATCCCCCCTGAGCAAGTAGCATCGAACGCGTAAAGCGATCGAAATTCATACCCGTGGCCTTCTCGATGAATTCGCCGACCTGGTTTATCTTTGATTCCAGGACCGTTTCGGAATCGGCATCTGCTATTTCATGCTTTGCCTGCTGCAGCTCGCAGTCCGGCCGCCTGCGGGCGCGGTGCTGGCTCCAGTGGCAACGATAACGTCCCTTCTGGGTTTCGAAGGTCACCTCCGCAAAACATTCACCGGTCTGGCGCGACATGATCTCGTTGCTGTTTTTTGTAACCTTGTCCAGCCGGGGCGTTCTTCCATAAAGCCCAAGGCAGATGGCGTCCATGATGGTCGTCTTCCCCGCTCCGGTGGGACCGGTAATGGCGAATAGTCCTTCAGACGAATAATCCGGGTGGGTAAAATCGACCTGCCATTCGCCCACCAGCGAATTCAGGTTCTTGAATCGAACACCGAGTATCCTCATGCCGTTTTCTCCTACTCCAACATCGAATCTTGCTCGTTGATGGCGACCATGATTTCCCGATAGGAATCCAAAAGAGCCGGTCGTTGGTCTTCAAGGATCTCATGCGATTCGAGGCAGCGATGGAAAACGTCCGTCACGTCGAGATCATCGAGTGTTTCGCCTGCACCCATGCCGCTTATGGCACGTTCCAATACCCGATTGTTCTTGACGCGAAGGATCTCCAGGCCGCTCCCCTGGACGGCCTCATCCAGGCGCGAGCGTAAATCACCGGCGATCACGTCTCCTTCATAGAGGACCTCCAGCCAGGCGTTGCTCCCTCCGGACTTCAGTACATCGATGTCCCGGGCAATGGTTTGCCAATCCCCCCGCAGGGTCTTCAGTTCCTGGAACCGGGGGACGGAAATTTTGGCCACCTTGGGCGACCTGTCCGAAAATTCAGCAAGAACCAGGCTCTTTTCCTGTCCGGCTTCCCCGAAGCCGATTGGCAGAGGCGAACCGGAATAGCGGATGAAATCCGACCCGCCCACGGTCTGGGGGATATGAAGATGCCCCAGGGCAAGGTAATCAATGGTTTCAGGAAACACATCCGTTCCGACCTTCAGGAGAGAGCCGATATACAGTTCACGCACCCCATCGCCGTCAACCGTCTGACCGCCTGCCGTATAGAGATGTCCCATGGCGACAATAGGAACGGTTTTTTTCAACGCGGAGTGTTTTTCTTCAGCCGCTTCATAAACCATCCGGTAATGCGTTCTGATCCCGTCGATAATTTTTCGTTCCTTGTCCTCCAGGCTCTCTCCCGCCGCGGCGGTGCGGATGTCACGGTCCCGGAGATAGGGGATGGCGCAGACGATCAGCAGGGGCGCCTGATCCGGTCCGGTAATCACGACTACCTCATCTCCGGGTGACGCGGATGCGCACCCCACGACGTGGACGTTGAGAAATTTCAGGAGCTCCCGGGGGGCGTTCAAAAAAGAGGGCGAGTCGTGATTTCCCGCCGTGACCACAACATGGCGTCTGGGCGAGGCGGCCACACGGCAAAGAAAACGGTAATACAACTCCTGGGCATAGTTGCTGGGCGTGCTGTTGTCAAACACATCCCCGGCTACCAGGAGCACGTCGATGTCTTCGCTCTCGATGAGCGCCGCCAGCCAGTCAAGAAAGGCTTCGTATTCTTCATATCGCTTGCGGCCATACAGGGCGCGGCCAAGGTGCCAGTCGGAGGTGTGGATGAGCTTCATGAATTCGCTTTCCGCATGATGTTGCCTTTGGATCCTACCATGTTTATGGCACTATAAACCTATCGATGGTTATGTTGCGGCGTCGCTTTTCGTTTTCATCGTAAATGACCTGCTTCCCCCCTAGCCAGGACAGGATTTCCGCATTCCCCTCGATATTGTTCCGGACGGCTTCCATGCGGTGAATGATGTCAGACACATTTTCCAGATTCACCAATCCCCGGTTCAGGTCCAAGAGCTTTTCTTCGAGGACTCGGTAGAACAGCGGCCCGCTTTCCCCTTTTCTCAGGGAAAGGGCGTCCTTCTGGGAGACGACATTCCAGCCGATTTCTCCCGCATACTTGACAATCGGGTCCTGGACGGTAGGTTTTTCAGTGCCTAATGTCGGCGTCATGATTTCGCCTTCTCACGTGTTGTCCCTGTTGATCAAGTTCACGATGACCTTGGTGATAATGTCCATATCTTCGGGCAGGCTCTCCGCAATCATAAGGGTCAGTGCCACGAGAGCATTGTCGCCTATTCGCTTGCGGCCGTCTTCGGCGTACAGAATGCCGCCGGCATCCAGAAACCAGATAAACAGGAAAGCCCCTATACGCTTGTTGCCGTCGATAAACGAGTGATTCTTGATCACGAAATAGAGTAGGTGGGCCGCCTTCTCTTCGACGCTGGGATAGACTTCTTTTCCTCCAAAGGTCTGGTAGATGGCGCCCAGGGAACTTTTGAACGATTGATCCTTTTCCCGTCCGAATAATGCCACGGATTGTCCTTTTTTTCCCGACTCCTCTCCAAGTTTGTCGATGGCTCTCCGCGCCGCTTCATAGGTCAGGGCAAAAGGAATTTTTTTCGTGGTATGTCTGATTTGTAACTGCTGGTGATCGTACTGATCCAGAAGCGATAAGGCATAGGAGTAATCCGTGATCACCTGGAGAAGCCCCGTGGCTTCATCGCGGGCCAGCTCCCGGCCTTCCATGACCCGCTGCAACAAGCCAACGGTCTTCTGTAATTCAAGGAGGCGGGCGTTCTGTTCCCGCAGCCGCTTTTCGTTGATGGAATAACCCATTAGGATATGATCTTTCAGGACCTGGGAAGCCCAGATGCGGAACTGGGTGCCGCGCTGAGACTTGATTCGGTAGCCGACAGAGATGATGACGTCGAGGTTATAAAAGTCAACATCCCGCTCAACGTCGCGCTTACCTTCTTTTCGAACTATTCGGTATTTCCGAATAGTTGATTTTTGTTTTAGCTCGGCTTCAGCATAAATATTTTTTATATGCTCATTTATCGTTGGAACCGATTTTTGGAATAGATCCGACATCATTTTCTGGGAAAGCCATACTGTCTCACCTTCGAGCCTAACCTCTAAGGCAGTCTTGCCCCCTTTTGCCCGATAGATAACAATCTCACCTCTGGGTTCTTCTTTCATGCGCTTACCTCGGATATATCGATATCCAGGTCCTTCACCCGAATCTCACCTGCCATCAGTTTATTCAACATGGTTTTGAAGAGGTCTTGCAGGGCTGATTTATTAGCTGTGTTAAGGTCAATTTTCTGGTCAATAACATGGAGAATCTTTACGATATCTTTTTTTTCAGAAAGGAATAAAGAAGAGGGGGATGGTCAAGGCCACTTCCTTGAATGGTGCAAGACCCGTAATATCTGAACCGCATTTCCACGTACCCAATAAACCACTAAAAATGGGGTCCCGGAAATTACCAGTTCTCTTGTGTTGTGCAGCCTGCCCGGTCTTCCCATATTCGGATGTTTTAAAAGATATTCGACCGCTTCCTGGACCCGTTTAGCCATTTTTTCTGCAGCTTCAGGATTGTCTTCGGCAATATATTGGCCTGCTTCTCGAAGATCGCCTATTGCTTTTAGGGTCCACTCAAGAAGCATGTCTACCTTTTACTCCATTTTTTCAGTTCCTTTAACGCCTTTTCGTGACCGACTAATTTTCCGGCTTCCGCTTCGGCAATCCCTTCACGAATAGCTTGAACTTGCCACTCTTGAACGGCAATAAATTCTTCTATGGCCATTGAGGCCAGGTAAGACTTGGATCGGTCCGTTGCTTTGGCCAGATTTTCTAATCGTTCGGCCAAACGTTCCGGCATTCTAACAGATATCAACGATGTCTTCGCCATAGTAATCTCCGTAAACAATGTAATATTTGTAATCATTTAATAATCTTTTGTCTTTTCTTGTCAAGAATAAAATTTCAGCGTATGGAAAGCAAGATTAGATGTTCACGGGGACTTTAGACCTTTTGCAGCCGAGGCCGGATGGAGTCCGGGTAGGGGAAGGGTTCCCCTTGGTTTTGCGGAAACCCTTCCTTTGCCGCTATTATCGGATGGAGCGAACAGCCGTCAGCAGACGGCTATCAGCCTAAGGTCGTTTTTCCTAAATTTTCGGAAGGCGGAAAGCTGATCGCTGATTTTTTTCCGAAAATATCATTTCCGGATGTAACCTATCGATAACTGACATCGGCTATTTTGACGAATTTATCATTCTGAACCTGGGTCAGGATGGCCTCAAAGGCCCCTTGATGGTTGGTGGGTGTAAAACGAACATCTACACCGCCAAAATTTTCATCTTTATACACACCATAATGTTCGGCGGCATCGATCCATTTTTCCCGGGTCAGGTTCTTACCCACCTTGGCAGCCACCTTGGCAAAAAAGTCCAGCGCGGTGTAACCGGCGGATGTGGGAATGTCAGGTTCTTTACCGAACCATTCCTTGTGTTTCTTACAAAAGGTCCGAATGGAGGCGATGGGGCTTTCCGGATAGACATAAGGGGTTTGACCCGTGGCATAAAACCCGTTAGGAGAGAAGCCCGCCTTAAGGCACAGATCAATGACCGTATGGGTATAAGCAGGAGTCAGCCCGACTGCCTCCACCTTCCAGTTGAGTTGCTTGATCTCTTTCAAGGCCCCGACCGTTTCACGGATGACCGTTGCCAGAACCACAAGCTGAACATCGGCCTTTTTGAGCTTGGCGATCTGTGTGCTGAATACCGTATCCCCCCGTTTATAGGATTCCTCGGCTATCGGTTTTAGCTTGTGAACCGCCAGCTGATCCTCCATCCCTTTTTTCATGATGGCCCCCATTTCATCATCCTGGTACAGGAGGCCGATTTTAGTATACCCCTTTTTTTCCACAAAATATTTGATGGCGCACCGGGCCTGATCATAATAGGGAACCCACCCGCCAAAGCTGTACCGGTCATAGGGATCGAAAAACAGGGAAGCGGCCGTCAACGGGAACATCTGGGGGATCTTCTTCCCGGAAATGATCGGTTTGGAGGCCCCGGCCGTCGGCGATCCCATATTGCCGACAAAGGCGAATACATGGTCCCGGCTGATCATTTTATTGGTCACCATGATGGCCTTTTTCGGATCATAGGCATTGTCTTCGATCACCAGCCGGATTTTTCGGCCGTGGATGCCGCCGGCCTCGTTGATCTCCCGGGCCCGCATCTCCAATCCCAATTTTACCTGGGTCCCCCAGCCGGCAATGGGGCCGCTTAAATCCTGATGGGAGCCAATGACAACCTCGGTGTCCGTCATCCCTTCTTCGGCCAGCAGCGCTCCTGAAACCCCCAATCCCAACAATAAAACCAAACCCCCGAACAATAATCCTTTTTTCATAATCCCCTCCTGATGGTTAAAAGGTTGCAAAAAAACAGGCTATGGGCTATTGGCTATAGGCGAAGAAAACACCGAAATATCGTTTTACCTATTGCCCATTGCCTATAGCCCCATAAGATTTAATACATGGATTCGATTACATCCCTGAACTTTTCATTGATAAACTTCCGCTTCAGTTTCATGGTCGGAGTGATCTCTTCGTCATCGGTCGTGAGCTGAATATCGATGAGCTTAAATTTTTTAATGGTTTCCACCCGGGCAAATTTTTTATTGACTTCATCCAATTCCTTTTGAATCAGATCGATGATTTCCCCGGCCTTGGTCAGACTGGCATAGGTGGTAAAGGGAACCCGGTTGTCCTGGGCGAATTTCATGACGTTTTCATCATCGATCATAATCAGGGCCGTCAGGTATTTGCGTCCGTCTCCGATGACTACCGCATCGTTGATGTAGGGGCTGAATTTGAGCTGGTTTTCGATTTCCGAAGGGGTGATATTCTTTCCGCCGGCGGTGATGATGATATCTTTTTTCCGGTCGGTGATGATCAAATGTCCGTTTTCATCGATGCGGCCCACGTCGCCGGTATGGAGCCAGCCGTCAACGATGGTCTCTCGAGTTTTTTCGGGATCATTATAATAGCCCATAAAGACATGAGGGCCTTTTAAGAGGATTTCCCCGTCTTCGGCGATGCGGATCCGGGCCTGGGGCAGGGGCTTGCCCACCGTGCCGAACCGGACATCATTCTCATAATGAATAGAAGTGGGGCCGCAATTCTCCGTTTGCCCATAGACTTCTCTGATATCGATACCCAGGGAGTGATAGAATTGTAATAAATCGGGAGAGATGGGCGCTGCTCCGGAAAGGCAATACCTGGCCCGGTTGAGGCCGATACTCTTTTTAAGGTTCTTCATTACCGTCCAGTCCGCCAGTTTGAACAGCCCAGTGAGATAAAGAGGCGGCGCGGAGCCGTTAAGCCGGCAGTCCGAGACCTTTTGACCGACGGCCAGGGCCAAACGAAAGGCCAGCTTCTCCAGGCCGGTGGAATCCTTCATGGTGAGCACCAGTGCGGAATAAAATTTTTCCCAGATGCGGGGAACGGCAAAAAAAATCGTCGGCGAAACTTCACGCATATTTTCCGGAATGGTGTCCAATTCTTCGACAAAGTTTATTTTATAGCCGCCGAGTAAAGGGTTGAAGGCCGAGACCATGCGCTGGGCGATATGGCAAAGGGGCAGGAAGGAAAGGACTTCGTCGCTTTCATACCCCGGATTGACGCTGTTTTGCATCTCCATGGTGCTGAGGATGTTTTGATGGGAAATCATGGCCCCTTTAGGCGGGCCGGTGGTGCCGGAGGTGTATATCAGGATGGCCAGATCCCCGGGCTGGGGACCCTGGAGGCGTTGCAAAAAAAGTCCGGGGTCCTGTTGATCCGATTGTTTCCCCAGTTCCAATAATTCAGTGAAGCTCATGACCATGGGGTCGGAAAAATGCCGCAACCCTTCCATGTCCATGACGATGATTTTTTGGAGACCGGGGGTTTTATGGCGGATTTCTAAAACTTTGTCTAATTGTTCTTCATCCTCGGCGATATAAAACCGGGCCCCGCTGTGGTTGAGGACATATTCGACCTGGTGGGTGGAGTCGGTGGGGTAGATGCCTACGGTCACTCCGCCGGCGGCCAGGATGCCCATATCGCTGTAAAGCCACTCGGGGTTGTTCTCGCTGATAATGGCCGCACGGTCGCCCGGTTCCAGCCCCAGAGCCATCAGTCCGAGGGAGGCCATCTTGGCCTTCTGGCCGTATTCCCGCCAGGAAATTTCCTGCCAGAGGCCGTGGACCTTTTCCCGTAAGGCCGTCCGGTCGGACCACTGGCCGACCCGTTTCCAAAATAACCGGGGTACCGTATTCGCTTCGGGAGGTATCTGTGTTTCCATTTATAAACCTTTTTCTTCGAACTCCGACCTCTTTACTCCGAACTACTTACCGCCATTTTTTCTTCCTCTTCCACCGTTTTGTCCCCCGAATGCCTTCTTCTTTGATACCCAGATAAAATTCCTTAACATCTTCATTGGCCAACAGGGCCTGGCAGGTGTCGTCCATAACGATCCGGCCCAGTTCCAGCACAAATCCATGGCTGGCCACCGAAAGGGCCATGGGGGCGTTCTGTTCAATGAGCAGAATGGTCGTTCCTTGTTCTTTATTGATCCGCACAATGATGGCGTAGATTTCTTTGACCAACAGCGGGGAAAGTCCCAGAGAAGGTTCGTCCAGAAGCATGAGTTTGGGCCGGGCCATCAAGGCCCGGGCAATAACGACCATCTGCTGCTGGCCGCCGCTCAGATCTCCGGCCAATTGAGTGGTTCGTTCTTTTAAAACCGGGAAATAGGCATAAACCATATCCAGGTCTCTTTTGATGTCCTCCCGGTCCTTTCTCAGATAAGCCCCCATAAGGAGGTTTTCCTTGACCGTCAAATCATGAAAGACTTCCCTTCCCTCGGGGACCTGAGAAATCCCCAGCCGGACGATCTTATCCGGGGCCATGGAATCGATGCGCTGCCCCATAAATTCGATGGTCCCTTTTTTCGGGTCCATCACTCCGGAGATGGTTTTTAAAATAGTGGTCTTGCCGGCGCCGTTGGCCCCCAAAATGGTCACAATGGACCCTTCGGCCACTTCGAAGGACACCCCCTTGATGGCCATGATGGGACCGTAATAGGTTTCTATGTTCCGGACCTTAAGCAAAGTCATTTTT from Deltaproteobacteria bacterium includes the following:
- a CDS encoding exonuclease SbcCD subunit D C-terminal domain-containing protein: MKLIHTSDWHLGRALYGRKRYEEYEAFLDWLAALIESEDIDVLLVAGDVFDNSTPSNYAQELYYRFLCRVAASPRRHVVVTAGNHDSPSFLNAPRELLKFLNVHVVGCASASPGDEVVVITGPDQAPLLIVCAIPYLRDRDIRTAAAGESLEDKERKIIDGIRTHYRMVYEAAEEKHSALKKTVPIVAMGHLYTAGGQTVDGDGVRELYIGSLLKVGTDVFPETIDYLALGHLHIPQTVGGSDFIRYSGSPLPIGFGEAGQEKSLVLAEFSDRSPKVAKISVPRFQELKTLRGDWQTIARDIDVLKSGGSNAWLEVLYEGDVIAGDLRSRLDEAVQGSGLEILRVKNNRVLERAISGMGAGETLDDLDVTDVFHRCLESHEILEDQRPALLDSYREIMVAINEQDSMLE
- a CDS encoding virulence protein RhuM/Fic/DOC family protein translates to MKEEPRGEIVIYRAKGGKTALEVRLEGETVWLSQKMMSDLFQKSVPTINEHIKNIYAEAELKQKSTIRKYRIVRKEGKRDVERDVDFYNLDVIISVGYRIKSQRGTQFRIWASQVLKDHILMGYSINEKRLREQNARLLELQKTVGLLQRVMEGRELARDEATGLLQVITDYSYALSLLDQYDHQQLQIRHTTKKIPFALTYEAARRAIDKLGEESGKKGQSVALFGREKDQSFKSSLGAIYQTFGGKEVYPSVEEKAAHLLYFVIKNHSFIDGNKRIGAFLFIWFLDAGGILYAEDGRKRIGDNALVALTLMIAESLPEDMDIITKVIVNLINRDNT
- a CDS encoding type II toxin-antitoxin system RelE/ParE family toxin, with amino-acid sequence MLLEWTLKAIGDLREAGQYIAEDNPEAAEKMAKRVQEAVEYLLKHPNMGRPGRLHNTRELVISGTPFLVVYWVRGNAVQILRVLHHSRKWP
- a CDS encoding ribbon-helix-helix protein, CopG family, with product MAKTSLISVRMPERLAERLENLAKATDRSKSYLASMAIEEFIAVQEWQVQAIREGIAEAEAGKLVGHEKALKELKKWSKR
- a CDS encoding ABC transporter substrate-binding protein gives rise to the protein MKKGLLFGGLVLLLGLGVSGALLAEEGMTDTEVVIGSHQDLSGPIAGWGTQVKLGLEMRAREINEAGGIHGRKIRLVIEDNAYDPKKAIMVTNKMISRDHVFAFVGNMGSPTAGASKPIISGKKIPQMFPLTAASLFFDPYDRYSFGGWVPYYDQARCAIKYFVEKKGYTKIGLLYQDDEMGAIMKKGMEDQLAVHKLKPIAEESYKRGDTVFSTQIAKLKKADVQLVVLATVIRETVGALKEIKQLNWKVEAVGLTPAYTHTVIDLCLKAGFSPNGFYATGQTPYVYPESPIASIRTFCKKHKEWFGKEPDIPTSAGYTALDFFAKVAAKVGKNLTREKWIDAAEHYGVYKDENFGGVDVRFTPTNHQGAFEAILTQVQNDKFVKIADVSYR
- a CDS encoding AMP-binding protein translates to METQIPPEANTVPRLFWKRVGQWSDRTALREKVHGLWQEISWREYGQKAKMASLGLMALGLEPGDRAAIISENNPEWLYSDMGILAAGGVTVGIYPTDSTHQVEYVLNHSGARFYIAEDEEQLDKVLEIRHKTPGLQKIIVMDMEGLRHFSDPMVMSFTELLELGKQSDQQDPGLFLQRLQGPQPGDLAILIYTSGTTGPPKGAMISHQNILSTMEMQNSVNPGYESDEVLSFLPLCHIAQRMVSAFNPLLGGYKINFVEELDTIPENMREVSPTIFFAVPRIWEKFYSALVLTMKDSTGLEKLAFRLALAVGQKVSDCRLNGSAPPLYLTGLFKLADWTVMKNLKKSIGLNRARYCLSGAAPISPDLLQFYHSLGIDIREVYGQTENCGPTSIHYENDVRFGTVGKPLPQARIRIAEDGEILLKGPHVFMGYYNDPEKTRETIVDGWLHTGDVGRIDENGHLIITDRKKDIIITAGGKNITPSEIENQLKFSPYINDAVVIGDGRKYLTALIMIDDENVMKFAQDNRVPFTTYASLTKAGEIIDLIQKELDEVNKKFARVETIKKFKLIDIQLTTDDEEITPTMKLKRKFINEKFRDVIESMY
- a CDS encoding ABC transporter ATP-binding protein — its product is MTLLKVRNIETYYGPIMAIKGVSFEVAEGSIVTILGANGAGKTTILKTISGVMDPKKGTIEFMGQRIDSMAPDKIVRLGISQVPEGREVFHDLTVKENLLMGAYLRKDREDIKRDLDMVYAYFPVLKERTTQLAGDLSGGQQQMVVIARALMARPKLMLLDEPSLGLSPLLVKEIYAIIVRINKEQGTTILLIEQNAPMALSVASHGFVLELGRIVMDDTCQALLANEDVKEFYLGIKEEGIRGTKRWKRKKKWR